ATACGGAACTCGCTGTCAAAGTCAGTCCCCGTAGCAAGGCAATGCTGCAGGTGAGCTTCTGTCGCCAGCAGGTCATCAGGCAGCACAAACGAGCGCCAGAACTCGTAATCCAGTTTCTGCCCACAATCATCAACGCCGTACAGGTGATACATGAATTCATCCCATACCAGCTCGTTGGTATGCAGATCAAAATCCCACACGCCCAGCTTCATGGATCGCTGCGCAAGCTCGAATCGCTCCTTGAGATGCTTGATGTGCTGCTGGCTGGCCACACTGTCACTCATGTCCTCCAGCTGAATCAGGATTTCCTGATTGGCCTGCAGCAACGACACCCGCCCCTTGGCCCAGCGCTGTCCACCACAGGCATTCAGACGCCAGCGCACAGGCACATAGTGACTGGCGTTGTTCTGCAACTGACTGAGGGCATGCTGCAGCTCATCGTGACCATCACTGACCACCAGTCCGGCAAAGGGTTTTCCAATCAACTGGGCAGAGCGGACGCCGATCAGGCTGCAAAGGTAGGGGTTAATTTCGAGAATCTCGCCGCTGATATTGCACACGGCAAAACCCGTGGCGGAGTAGTCAAGGGCAGCGCGGATACGATTTTCACTTTCTGACAGCCGGCGGCTGCGCTCTTTCATATTGTCACGCAGCACTCCCAGCAGTGATGCCAGCACCACCGTCATGGCGCTGGTCGCCCAGATGCTCTGGGCGGCATTGACATCGGAAAAGGCCGAGAGCGAAGCACCGAACACCAGCAACATGATGGCTTCACATACGATCACCAGCAGGGATACCAGCGCGGTAAAGAACCCTCCCAGGCGCACGGCCATGAAAGCCAGCGGAATGACAACGTAGATATAGGGAAAAGTGAGGGTATCAAGGATGATCCAGCTGCTCGCCAGAATCGTCAGGAACCATCCAACGACCTCCAGCGCACGTCGGGGCTGCCGCCATTCCTGCCACCGTTGCCGATCCGCCAGCAAGGTAGGAATAAACAACAGACACTGACCTGTAACACCACTCAGCCAGTAGGAGCCCAGCGCCTCACTGAATTCGGCCCGGTTAGCACCGGCGGCCATCCCTGCGGCACACACTGCCGCCAGCGGAATGAACAGGACAGAACTGGCAAAAAGGATATACAGCACCTTCTCCACCAGCACATGGCGGTTGAGAGGAAAGCTGATAAAGCGCTGTGCCACCATCAGAATGGCTGCCACCTGCAGCACATGTACTGCAGAGTAGAAAACAGCGACAGCGGTAACGTCCCCCATGGCCCAGCGGGCCGCAACACCCGCGCCGAAGAAACCCGCCAGTTTCGCCAGCCGCTGCCGTGCAGGTTCGGTCATCAGATGTGCCAGCGCCCAGGCGTCCGCCAGCCATATATAGATGGCATCGGCGTTGATATGTGTCAGCAGCAGGCTGAGCACCGCCAGTGCCAGATACAGCAGGGTAGAACGGAGCACTGTCAGCATGGCCGGTTCCACTTAACATCACGACAATGGCAAGCCACTTTCTGCACCTGTAATTCTTCCTGACTGATGGTCGCGGGCTGAGGGAGCAATGATCAATGCTGTGATATTCAGATCAGACAACCGTCACAGAGGCTTGAGTCTGACTTCCAGCTGCTTTGTCAGAACATGACAGCTGCCACGCCTGACTTCTACCGGTGGACTGGACCAGGGCTGATAGCCTCGCTGCTCGACAGTCACGCTGTAAGTCCCCTCACGTTCATAGGCCGCCTGCAAGGAAAAGCGCTGATTGCAGTCATACTGATCAAGGCTTTTTACTTCCTCATAATAGTCCTGATCACGTACCTCAATGGTTGCTCCGCAGCTTACCGGCGCCGCTGTAGCAGCGTCCAGCACAATAATTTCCAGTGCGGGCTGCCATACATCAGTACACATATCGGCTTTAGTTGCCACCGACATCACCTGACTGGCCACAGCCTCTTTAATATTGGCAGCATCCTGCACTTGTGGCTTCTGATTACACCCGGCAATAACAACACAAGCCAGTACGATGCCTGGTGCACCTGCAGTCCGCACTGCGAATGCAAAGCTGCCAGCCATGCTGCGGTAACGGGTTCGGACTGCGGGAATCGGACGTAATGGCAGGCGCATGGCACGTTTCCTTGTTTGCTAAATGGCTCCAGACCGCAGCCACACGCGCCAAAGACCAGAACAAGTCGGCTTGGTGTATTTACCAGAGTGGCTGGAATGCGTGAGATCAAGAACACTTTCTAAGGTAGGCAGGGTTAACGGGTACGTAAATAAACTTTTGGCATATTGACTGCCGATCTGGCAACATATCGATAAATAAATATAAAAGACAAGATAGTCAGTTAACGATGGAGGCCGGCGTCATGAGCACCAAGGTTCCCCATGTCCTCTTTCTCGACGATGAACCCAGCCTGCTGGAGGCATTGCGCCGCAACCTGCGTAAATCCGGCTGGGAAATGCACTTTCTGCAGTCCCCCGCAGAAGCACTGTCGCTGCTGGAGCAGCAATACGTCGACCTGATTATCAGCGATATGTACATGCCCGGCATGGATGGGGTTACCTTCCTCAGTAAAGCCGCGGAAAAACGCCCGGACAGCGTTCGCCTGATCCTGACCGGCAACCCTGATCTCGACTCCACCATTGATGCCATCAACCGCGGCAAGATCCATGGTTTTCTGACTAAACCCGTGGAAATTCAGCATCTGCAAGACGTCCTTGAGTCTGGCCTCAAGGTGACTCAGGCCAAGCGCCGCCAGTCACAGATGCTCTACACCCTGGCGCAAAGCAACAAGGCACTGAAAGCCGAGCTGGAACAGACCCTGAACTTTGTCAGCCAGACACAGGAGGCGCTGCGCGACACTTACTCCAGCACGGTTGAAGTCTTTGCCAAGCTGCTCGAAGGATTTCGCAGCCAGCTGCTGCAACGACCCTTTCGGGCAGGTATCTACTGTCGGCTGCTGATTGACCACATGCAGTTTGAGCCGGAACTGGCGCGCCAGACCTATTTCGCCACCCTGCTGCACGACATCGGCAAGGTGGGCATGTCGCGTCACCTCGTCAACACGCCTTTTCGTCAGCTGAACAAAGCCGAGCAGGCGGAATATGAAAAGTACCCCATTGCCAGCAGCGCCGCGTTACTTGATACCCCCGAGCTGGAACAGGCTGCCAGCTTTATTCTGGCTCACCGCGAACATATCGACGGCTCGGGCTACCCTCATCACCTGTCTGGTGGAGCCATCAGTGAAGGTGCGCTGATCACGGGCATTACCACGTATTTTGACGAACTGCTCGACGGTGATGAGTCGCCCCGTGCCATCACGGCCGCCCTTCAGCAACTGGAACTGTTAAAGAACAAGCACTTTCCCTATGAGCTGGTCGATACCTTCAAAGAAGTGATCGAAGACTACTACCACCTGGGCGACAGGGAGTACCTCAGTCTGGTCGACCCTGAGGAGCTGCAGGCAGGTATGGTGGTCGGCAGAGGGCTGTATGGCAGTAACGGTATGCGCCTGCTATCGCAGGGCACGCGTCTGACCGACCGGCTGATTGCCAAACTCAGGGAGTACCATACACGGGTCAACCCCACCATGCGGGTAGCCATCGTGCAGCAGTCCCAGGTGCGGGTGAATTGAAAGCGGGGAAAACGGGAAGTCGGAGGAAGGGAGCGAAGCAGAGCTGCGAACGCTCTGCTTCAGCAAGGTCAATCAGCTTTCGATGACTTTGCTCTGGATGTAATTCTGCATGCCCATCTGATCGATCAGGCCCAGCTCAGTTTCCAGCCAGTCGATGTGCTCTTCTTCACTATCGAGGATGTCCTGCAGCAGATCGCGGCTGACGTAATCGCGAATACCTTCTGCATAGGCGATGCCTTCACGCAGATCCTGGTGGGCAATCAGCTCCAGCCGCAGGTCGCACTCCAGCATTTCCTTGACGTTCTCACCGATCAGCAACTTGCCAAGATCCTGCAGGTTAGGGATGCCTTCGAGAAACAGGATGCGATCAGTCAGGCGATCAGCATGCTTCATCTCATCGATGGACTCGTGATACTCGTGGTCAGCCAGTTTTTTCACGCCCCAGTTTTTGTACATCTTGGCATGGAGGAAATACTGGTTGATTGCTATCAGCTCATTACCCAGCACCTTGTTCAGGTGCTCGATCATCTTGGGATCGCCTTTCATCACGGTTACCTCTGGTTTTTTATTGCAAGCCATACCTGCTCACTGGGGCAACAGTATAGCCCAGCAACTTTAAAAATCCTCATTTGATCTCTGTAAAGCCTTGAGATCAAATAGAAATCGTTCTCATTATTTTTATCAAGGGTACAGTTATGCTGGTATGTGTCTGCAAGCGTGTGTCTGATGCCATGATCAAAGAAGCCTATGAGCAGGGCATCCAGTCCGTTGAAGCACTTGGAATGCACCATGGCTTGGGCCAATGCTGTGGCCGCTGCGTACCCTACACCCAGAAAATGCTGGACGCCATGAGCCCTGATGCTGCCGTGGCAGCAGTACAGATGTGGTCTCCGAGTGGGGCCGGTCTGTCTGCACCGATCTGGAACCCTGGTCAATAAGATCGGTAACGATAGTAATTTTCAATTGCTCTTATAGTCTGAATATTAATTTTTCTCACTTAGTCAGACGTTACATCTGCCCCCTTCTCTTCACTCATATCCTGTTACCGAAAACTGATACCGCATAAACGACTCAGGCGCTGTGCAAAGCAGCAGCGCCTGAGTGGTGGTGTTCATTTCCAAGTCTGTTGTTAAAGCCAAATCCACTGATTACATCGGATGACCTGCCCGCTCACTGGTCAGTTTATTTAGCTGCCAGCCAGGCCAGCAGTGCCTGACGCTCCTCCGCGGTCATTCCGGTCCGATTGGCCAGTGGCATATATTGCGTCGACACCGCGGTCGTGATCTGGGCTTTGCGGCTGACGATATCTGCAAGCTGGGTAAACACAATCCCTGCCGGAGGCGCTGCAAACAGCGGATCGGTCGGCTGCGCGGCATGGCACGACTCACAACGCACCTGCACCAGCGCCATGGCCTGATCATCAGTCAAAGCACCACCAGCGCTATTCTGAACCGGCTCCGCTGCTTGCACAGCGACCGCTGCATGCTTATCTGTACTTGCCTGATCAGCACTGGATACGGACGGCGCTGATACCGCAACAGCCGCAGGCCGTCCGCTGACCCAATAAGCCACTGTAGCCAGGGCGACGAAGGCAACCACCAGAATCCAGGGGCGCACAATGCCCTTATGACGCAGGTTAAAAAAGTGACGGGCAAAGGCACTGATGGCGCCCAGTGCCGCCAGCACCAGCCAGCCCTGCGCATGGTTATAGGTAAAGGGATAATGGTTGCTGATCATAATGAACAGGATCGGCAAGGTCAGGTAGTTATTGTGGGTAGAACGCAGCTTGGCCATGGCGCCATAACGCGGATCAGGTGCTGTCCCCTGCTCGACCGCCTTCACCAGCGCACGCTGCGCAGGCATGATGCCAAGAAATACATTGCCCGCCATGATGGTGCCAATCAGTGCCCCCACATGGATGTACGCACCACGCGGGCTGAAGACCTGAAACAGCCCCCAGGCAAACAACGTCAGCAATATGAAGAGCACCACGCCAAACCATGCCCCATTGCGTCGCAGCGGCGAGCGCAATAGTCCCTCATAACAGATGAACCCTACAATGAGACTGGTCAGGCCGAGCGCCACGGCTTCCATCACCGACAGCGATGCGACCCGTGGATCAATCAGATAGGCCTGCGCACCAAGGTAATAAACCAGCGCCAGCATTGCCATGCCGGACAGCCAGGTGGAATAGGCTTCCCACTTGAACCAGTGCAGATGATCAGGCATCCGCGGAGGCGCCAGCTTGTATTTGGCCACCTCGTAGAAACCACCGCCGTGAATGGCCCACAGCTCCCCGGCCAGCCCCTTACCTTCCTTGTCCTTGCCCGGTGCCACCAGATGGTTGTCGAGCCAGACGAAATAGAAGGATGCACCGATCCAGGCAATACCAAAGATCATGTGCATCCAGCGCACCAACAGCTGAACCCAGTCTTGCATCCATACATCCAGCCACATCGGTCAGCTTCCTCTGTAAGTCGAGTATCCGTATCCGGCAAACAACAAGGGAATGTGATAGTGAGGTAAGGAACCGTCCAGCTCGAAAGTCAGCGTCGCTTCAGGAAAAAACACCGGGCGATCATGCTGCTGACACCACGCCTGCAGGTCGAACGTCAGACGATAGCGCCCCGGTGTCAGGCCAGACACCTCCAGCTCCGGCCACTCCCGGATACGGCCATCCTCATTGGTCGCGGCAGCACTCATCTCCCACCAGCTTTCTTCATCAAACCGCTCCAATACCACCTGTAAACCCTGCATGGGCCTGCCACTCAGGGTATCCAGTGCGTGCGTACTCAGCGAAATCATGCCAGTTCCTCCGCCAGCCAGGCCGTGCGTAACCATTTGCTCAGGCGCAGGGCGGTAATCTTGCGCTGCTCACGGGCAGCATTGACGATTTCTTCCTCGGTACTGTTGGGCAAACGGGCATTGAGCAACGCCAGCATCTCCTCTGCCGATTTGCCGGTGGCGAAGACGATAAAGATAAAGCCATGCTTATCGAGGTACGCCTGATTGCCTGCAGCCAGCTGCTGCAATACCTCTTCCTGCGCAGCCGCCACTGCAGACTGCTCACTGGCTGCCAGACCACGGGTATCGGCATACTTTTCCCGCAGAGAGTTAACGTCGCCAATCATCGGATGGCCAGCAAAGGCTTCCAGCCAGTCGTCACTGCTGAGCGCGGCAAAGGCATTGCGTACCGTGGCCACAAAAAATGGCTCACTGCTGAACGGTGCCCCGTCAGCCACCAGCTCTACCCAGCGTTCAGCGCTGCAACTGTTGCGCAAGTGTCGTCGCAGATCATCAGGTGAGTAGGTATTGAGATAGTTGGTAAACATAGGTACTCCAATATCAATCAATTCGAGGTGAGTACTGTTGATGCTCTCAGAACGTCTTCACGCTCCTGGCGCTTTTTAGATGTTAGTTATCTGGGGAAACGGCCCCGGCCATCGCCGAAGCACGCCGCGTCCTGATGCCAGCCCCTGGCTTTCATATACTCGGACTGCACCGGTGTAAGCCCTGGACAACTCTTCTGCGCTGGCAGGAGTCAGAAAGGGGATAGCGCGGGATCACCGCTGCCTGTCCTCTGCCTCTGACGGGCCAGACATCCTCTGCCAGCTCAGGTGCGCTGCTGATATCTGAGGATGTTAGCCACCTGATAAGGTGCCTATGCTGCGCGCTGCCTGCCAGTTCAATGGCGTCACTGCAATACTTTGCCCTGCTTCGGCCTTGTCCAGCTGTAACTGCTGAGCAGCAATGGACACCGCGACTTCCATCGGTCGCTTACCACCAATATCCGGCAACCCAACCGGGCAGCAGATACTATCCATCTGCTGCGGCGCGAACCCCCGCTGCTCCATACGCTGCTGAAAGCGTCGCCACTTCTCTGCAGAGCCGATCAGCCCCACGAACCGCACCGGACGGGGACGTTTCAGCAATGCCATGCAGAGATCGAGATCCAGTTGATGATTATGGGTCATGATCAGATACCGGGCCTTGTCCGGAAGGCGCTGACTGAGCCCAACGGGGTCATCGTCGCAATAGGTGGTGACATTGGCAGGAATGTCATCAGGGAACTGCCCTTCTCGGCTATCGACCCAATGAATCCGATAAGGCAACGCTGACAGAATCGTCACCAGTGCCTGCCCTACATGCCCGGCTCCGAAGATCACCAGCTGACGGCTACCGAGCATCAGCGGCTCCAGCATCAGCATCGCCACGCCACCGCAGCACATGCCAAGATTGGCAGCCAGATTAAAACGCTCCACCAGCGGAATACGCTGCCCGTCTTCCAGCATCTGCCGGGCCTTGATTACCGCCTGCTGTTCCAGATTGCCACCGCCAATGGTGTCAAAGCAGGCATCAGGGGTGACCACCATCTTGGCGCCGGCTTCACGGGGGGTGGAGCCCTGTGCCCCCAGCACGGTGATCATCACCGCGTCCTCCACGTGCTCGCGGCACCAGGTCAGGGCATCCAGCCAGGTCACTGGGGGCTCATTGCCCTTTTGCTTGCTCACTTTGCCGCTCCCTGCGCCTGCACGGCCATTGCCTGCAGAGTACGTGCCGCTTTCCAGACGGCTTCCGGCGTTGCCGGTGCCGACAGCGGTATGGCATTGCCCGGAGCCAGATCGGCCAGGGCATCACGCAGTGCACACCATGCCGAAATAGCCAGCATAAACGGAGGCTCACCGACGGCCTTGGAGCGGTGAATGGTATTGGCCGGATTATCGGCACGCTCCAGCAGGCGCGTGGTAAAGGCCACAGGAATGTCGCCAATGGTAGGAATCTTGTACGTGGCAGGCATGTCAGTACGCAGCCGTGCCTGTTCATCCCACACCAGTTCTTCGGTGGTCAACCAGCCCAGCCCCTGCACAAAGCCCCCTTCGATCTGGCCGAGGTCAATAGCAGGATTCAGCGAGCGCCCTACGTCGTGCAGGATGTCCACCTGACACAGACGGTACTCACCGGTTTCGATATCGACCTCGACCTCACTGCACGACACCCCATGTGCGAAGTAGAAGAACGGCCGGCCTTCTGCCCGCGCACGGTCATAGTGAATCAGAGGCGTGCGGTAGTAGCCGGTGGCAGACAGGGAAATCCGGGCGAAATAGGCCTTCTGCACGAACTCGGCAAAGCCGAATCGCTGCTGGCCCACGATGACCTGCCCGCCTTCAAAGCTGATGGCACTGGCATCCACACCAAACTCGCTGGCGGCAAAGGCACGCATACGCCCGAGCAGCGTGGCACAGGCATCATGCACGGCCATACCGTTCATATCCGCACCGGAAGAGGCCGCCGTTGGCGAGGTATTGGGAACTTTATCCGTGCGGGTGGCAGTGACCCGGATGCACTCCAGCGGCAGATCAAAGGCATCTGCTGCCACCTGTGCCATCTTGATGTACAGCCCCTGCCCCATTTCAATCCCACCGTGGTTCACCTGTATGCTGCCATCGGTATAGATGTGCACCAGGGCACCTGCCTGATTGAGGTGCTGAGCAGTAAAGGAGATACCGAACTTGACCGGTGTCAGGGCAATACCGTGGCGCAATGGCCCGTTGCCGACATCCGCATTGAAGGCCCGGGCGGCCTGATAACGCTGATGGTACTGACAGTCCTCTGCCAGCTTGGCCATCATTTCCGCCACCGGGAACTGCTCCAACTCCTGACCATAATGCGTGCGGTTGCGCTGATCGGTGTCATAGAGGTTGTTCATGCGAACCATGTAGGGATCGAGCTGCAACCGACGGGCCAGATCATCCACCGCGGCTTCAATGGCAAGCATCCCCTGCGGGCCACCAAAGCCCCGGTAGGCCGTGTTGGATGCGGTATGGGTAAAGGCTCGATGGCCACTGACCCGGGCATTGGCGAGGTAGTAGCAGTTGTCGGCATGAAACATGGCGCGATCAACGATGGCATCAGACAGATCCGGTGAGCAACCGCAGTTGCCGATCAGCTCCATCTCCAGCGCGCTGATGCGCCCGCTCTGATCAGCGCCGAGGCGGAACTGCCCGACAAAGGGATGGCGCTTGCCTGTCAGACGCATGTCATCACGGCGATTGAGCCTGATCTTCACGGGTCTGCCGGTACGCACCGCCACCAGGGCCGCCATACAGGCCGGCGCTGCTGCCTGGGTTTCCTTGCCCCCAAAGCCACCACCCAGACGCCGTACTTCTACAGCCACCTGATTCAGGGGTAGGCCCACCACTTCAGCCACCAGCTTCTGCACTTCAGAAGGGTGTTGAGTAGAGGAGTACAGATGCAGACTGCCGTCTTCCTGTGGAATCGCCAGTGTCGCCTGGGTCTCCAGATAGAAATGCTCCTGTCCGCCGATATCCAGCTGCCCCTGCACCACCACCTCGGCCTGCTCCAGTGCGGTGCTGGCATCCCCCCGCTGCATCACATGAGAAGGGCGCACCAGCCGGCCCTGCTGCCAGGCCTGCACCGGGTCAAGTACCGGGTTACCGGCACGATACTCCACCCGTGCGCTGGCCAGCGCACGGCGAGCCGCCGCTTCAGACGTCGCCGCGACGGCAAACAGTGCCTGACCGACATACAGGGTGCGACCATCGGCAAACAACGGATCTCCGGGAAATACCGGACCAATGTCCTTGTGCCCGGGGACATCATTCAGGGTGACCACATCGACCACGCCCGGGCTTTGCCGCACCGCCGTCAGATCCACACTGACAATCTCAGCATCAGCCTGCTCCGCCAACCCCAGCACCAGATGCAGGGTGCCCGGTACGGTGGGAATGTCATCGACATACTGAGCCTGTCCACTGACCTGCATCGCCGCACTGTCATGGGTAACAGCCTTGCCTACCGGGCTGCTGCCCGCGCTGGGGTACATCCCCGGTTCAATCAGCTTACGCATGGCTCAGCCCTCCTTTCTGTACCTCGCTGAAGAGCTGCTTCAGCCCTCGCTTCAGTAACGTCGCCGTCACTCCGGCACGGTATTGCGCCGACGCGCGGGCATCGCTCATGGGCTGCACATCACGTCCTAGTTCCGTAAGCAGTTCATCGCTGCTGATGGCCAGTACATCGGCCTGCTGCAGCCATTGTTCGGTGTGTGTCGCCCGGCAGGGAATCGCTGCCATTCCCCCCAGACCGATATGGATATCGGTGAGGCGCCCTGCATCTGCCACCGTGGCAGAAAGCACCAGCAGCGTGGACGCAATATCATCCTCCCAGCGTTTGCTGATCTTGTGGATGAACAGGGGTCTGGCCAGCGCTGTTCTGGGAACGATAACAGCTGTCAGCAGCTCACCTTGCTGCAATGCAGTCTGGCGATAGCCAAGAAAGAAATCCGACAAGGGCATTTGCCGCACCCCTTCGGCGCGGGTCAGCTCGATACGGGCATCCAGCGCCAGCAGCACCGGCGGCATATCACCCACTGGCGAGGCGTTGACAATATTGCCTCCCAGCGTGCCCTGATTGCGCACCTGATTGGCGGCGACCCGATCCAGCAAGGCATGCAGGGGGGCAGACTGGCTGGCAGACCACTGCATCAGCTGATTGAAGGTCACGCCTGCCCCGAAGCGCACAACCTCAGCGTTTTCCTCGATCTGCTGCATGTCTTCGATGCCACCCAGCCAGATAAAGCCGGGATAACGGCGATGGAACACATTCATTTCCACCAGCAGATCGGTGCCTCCGGCGACCAGCTGGTAATCGGGATACGTGTTGATCGCCGTCATGGCCTGTTCAATCGTTCGGGGGATAACAAAAGCGGGAGAGGCACTGGCGTTCGCAGCGCTGTCAGCGTTGACCTGCTGCAACGCACCCTGCACCTCAGCGGGATCAAAAGGCATGACACAGGGTTTAGCGGCCAGCTCGGTGGCCGCATCGCGAATAGTGGTATAACCGGTGCAACGGCAGAGGTTACCACCCAGCGCGGCGCTCATGGCCTGCGCATCCAGCCCATTGCAATGGCCGGCAAACAGCGACATGACAAAGCCCGGTGTGCAATAACCACACTGAGTGCCATGGTGATCGACCATCACCTGCTGACACGGATGCAGCTTGTCTTTACTACCTACCCCTTCCACCGTCAGCAGATGGCGCCCCTGCAGGGTATTGGCCAGTGTGATGCAACCATTGACGGCCTGATAACGGACCTGCCCATCCTTCTGGATGTCACCTATCACCACGGTGCAGGCGCCACAGTCTCCTGTTGCACATCCTTCCTTGCTTCCCATCAGCCCTAAATCAGTGCGCAACCAATTCAGAATGCTCTGATTTGGCTCAGGAAAGGGAGCCTGCATGGCCTGTCCATTCAGCACAAAATCAAGCATGGTAGCCGTCCTCTCTCACGGTGACGCTTGGTATG
This genomic interval from Pokkaliibacter sp. MBI-7 contains the following:
- the xdhC gene encoding xanthine dehydrogenase accessory protein XdhC; its protein translation is MSKQKGNEPPVTWLDALTWCREHVEDAVMITVLGAQGSTPREAGAKMVVTPDACFDTIGGGNLEQQAVIKARQMLEDGQRIPLVERFNLAANLGMCCGGVAMLMLEPLMLGSRQLVIFGAGHVGQALVTILSALPYRIHWVDSREGQFPDDIPANVTTYCDDDPVGLSQRLPDKARYLIMTHNHQLDLDLCMALLKRPRPVRFVGLIGSAEKWRRFQQRMEQRGFAPQQMDSICCPVGLPDIGGKRPMEVAVSIAAQQLQLDKAEAGQSIAVTPLNWQAARSIGTLSGG
- a CDS encoding (2Fe-2S)-binding protein, with protein sequence MLVCVCKRVSDAMIKEAYEQGIQSVEALGMHHGLGQCCGRCVPYTQKMLDAMSPDAAVAAVQMWSPSGAGLSAPIWNPGQ
- the uraD gene encoding 2-oxo-4-hydroxy-4-carboxy-5-ureidoimidazoline decarboxylase, which encodes MFTNYLNTYSPDDLRRHLRNSCSAERWVELVADGAPFSSEPFFVATVRNAFAALSSDDWLEAFAGHPMIGDVNSLREKYADTRGLAASEQSAVAAAQEEVLQQLAAGNQAYLDKHGFIFIVFATGKSAEEMLALLNARLPNSTEEEIVNAAREQRKITALRLSKWLRTAWLAEELA
- a CDS encoding urate hydroxylase PuuD translates to MQDWVQLLVRWMHMIFGIAWIGASFYFVWLDNHLVAPGKDKEGKGLAGELWAIHGGGFYEVAKYKLAPPRMPDHLHWFKWEAYSTWLSGMAMLALVYYLGAQAYLIDPRVASLSVMEAVALGLTSLIVGFICYEGLLRSPLRRNGAWFGVVLFILLTLFAWGLFQVFSPRGAYIHVGALIGTIMAGNVFLGIMPAQRALVKAVEQGTAPDPRYGAMAKLRSTHNNYLTLPILFIMISNHYPFTYNHAQGWLVLAALGAISAFARHFFNLRHKGIVRPWILVVAFVALATVAYWVSGRPAAVAVSAPSVSSADQASTDKHAAVAVQAAEPVQNSAGGALTDDQAMALVQVRCESCHAAQPTDPLFAAPPAGIVFTQLADIVSRKAQITTAVSTQYMPLANRTGMTAEERQALLAWLAAK
- a CDS encoding HD domain-containing phosphohydrolase, which gives rise to MSTKVPHVLFLDDEPSLLEALRRNLRKSGWEMHFLQSPAEALSLLEQQYVDLIISDMYMPGMDGVTFLSKAAEKRPDSVRLILTGNPDLDSTIDAINRGKIHGFLTKPVEIQHLQDVLESGLKVTQAKRRQSQMLYTLAQSNKALKAELEQTLNFVSQTQEALRDTYSSTVEVFAKLLEGFRSQLLQRPFRAGIYCRLLIDHMQFEPELARQTYFATLLHDIGKVGMSRHLVNTPFRQLNKAEQAEYEKYPIASSAALLDTPELEQAASFILAHREHIDGSGYPHHLSGGAISEGALITGITTYFDELLDGDESPRAITAALQQLELLKNKHFPYELVDTFKEVIEDYYHLGDREYLSLVDPEELQAGMVVGRGLYGSNGMRLLSQGTRLTDRLIAKLREYHTRVNPTMRVAIVQQSQVRVN
- the bfr gene encoding bacterioferritin, with protein sequence MKGDPKMIEHLNKVLGNELIAINQYFLHAKMYKNWGVKKLADHEYHESIDEMKHADRLTDRILFLEGIPNLQDLGKLLIGENVKEMLECDLRLELIAHQDLREGIAYAEGIRDYVSRDLLQDILDSEEEHIDWLETELGLIDQMGMQNYIQSKVIES
- the xdhA gene encoding xanthine dehydrogenase small subunit, which encodes MLDFVLNGQAMQAPFPEPNQSILNWLRTDLGLMGSKEGCATGDCGACTVVIGDIQKDGQVRYQAVNGCITLANTLQGRHLLTVEGVGSKDKLHPCQQVMVDHHGTQCGYCTPGFVMSLFAGHCNGLDAQAMSAALGGNLCRCTGYTTIRDAATELAAKPCVMPFDPAEVQGALQQVNADSAANASASPAFVIPRTIEQAMTAINTYPDYQLVAGGTDLLVEMNVFHRRYPGFIWLGGIEDMQQIEENAEVVRFGAGVTFNQLMQWSASQSAPLHALLDRVAANQVRNQGTLGGNIVNASPVGDMPPVLLALDARIELTRAEGVRQMPLSDFFLGYRQTALQQGELLTAVIVPRTALARPLFIHKISKRWEDDIASTLLVLSATVADAGRLTDIHIGLGGMAAIPCRATHTEQWLQQADVLAISSDELLTELGRDVQPMSDARASAQYRAGVTATLLKRGLKQLFSEVQKGGLSHA
- the uraH gene encoding hydroxyisourate hydrolase, which gives rise to MISLSTHALDTLSGRPMQGLQVVLERFDEESWWEMSAAATNEDGRIREWPELEVSGLTPGRYRLTFDLQAWCQQHDRPVFFPEATLTFELDGSLPHYHIPLLFAGYGYSTYRGS
- a CDS encoding carboxypeptidase-like regulatory domain-containing protein, with the translated sequence MRLPLRPIPAVRTRYRSMAGSFAFAVRTAGAPGIVLACVVIAGCNQKPQVQDAANIKEAVASQVMSVATKADMCTDVWQPALEIIVLDAATAAPVSCGATIEVRDQDYYEEVKSLDQYDCNQRFSLQAAYEREGTYSVTVEQRGYQPWSSPPVEVRRGSCHVLTKQLEVRLKPL
- the xdhB gene encoding xanthine dehydrogenase molybdopterin binding subunit produces the protein MRKLIEPGMYPSAGSSPVGKAVTHDSAAMQVSGQAQYVDDIPTVPGTLHLVLGLAEQADAEIVSVDLTAVRQSPGVVDVVTLNDVPGHKDIGPVFPGDPLFADGRTLYVGQALFAVAATSEAAARRALASARVEYRAGNPVLDPVQAWQQGRLVRPSHVMQRGDASTALEQAEVVVQGQLDIGGQEHFYLETQATLAIPQEDGSLHLYSSTQHPSEVQKLVAEVVGLPLNQVAVEVRRLGGGFGGKETQAAAPACMAALVAVRTGRPVKIRLNRRDDMRLTGKRHPFVGQFRLGADQSGRISALEMELIGNCGCSPDLSDAIVDRAMFHADNCYYLANARVSGHRAFTHTASNTAYRGFGGPQGMLAIEAAVDDLARRLQLDPYMVRMNNLYDTDQRNRTHYGQELEQFPVAEMMAKLAEDCQYHQRYQAARAFNADVGNGPLRHGIALTPVKFGISFTAQHLNQAGALVHIYTDGSIQVNHGGIEMGQGLYIKMAQVAADAFDLPLECIRVTATRTDKVPNTSPTAASSGADMNGMAVHDACATLLGRMRAFAASEFGVDASAISFEGGQVIVGQQRFGFAEFVQKAYFARISLSATGYYRTPLIHYDRARAEGRPFFYFAHGVSCSEVEVDIETGEYRLCQVDILHDVGRSLNPAIDLGQIEGGFVQGLGWLTTEELVWDEQARLRTDMPATYKIPTIGDIPVAFTTRLLERADNPANTIHRSKAVGEPPFMLAISAWCALRDALADLAPGNAIPLSAPATPEAVWKAARTLQAMAVQAQGAAK